The proteins below come from a single Salinilacihabitans rarus genomic window:
- a CDS encoding metal ABC transporter substrate-binding protein produces the protein MNLTRRSVLRNGAGALALGSLAGCLSSPEEGADGADGDDTGYAAFFAIWDWTTHVGGDRFAFENPVGVGQSGHGWSPGGNLATEIASTDAFVYLDMPEFAWAQDIANQIEADYDDVAVIDALDAVPAAQLLDPTDARGHDHDEDGNDGEGDHAGEGFDPHVWTDPVLVGEMVDGIADGLAAADPDGADVYAANADDYRERIDDLDAAFRRLVDDAARDVAVFAGHDSFRYLERRYGFELHSPVGVSPDESPSPTEIADTIDLVDGEGIDTILYDPFAAPGDEIPQIAASIIESSDATDAVPISPAEGTTAEWNETGWGWLDQMRELNLPSLRTALDAE, from the coding sequence ATGAACCTGACACGGCGCTCGGTGCTGCGCAACGGCGCGGGCGCGCTCGCGCTCGGTTCGCTGGCCGGCTGTCTGAGTTCGCCCGAGGAGGGTGCCGACGGAGCCGACGGGGACGACACCGGCTACGCCGCGTTCTTCGCCATCTGGGACTGGACGACACACGTCGGCGGCGACCGGTTCGCCTTCGAGAACCCGGTCGGCGTCGGCCAGAGCGGCCACGGCTGGAGCCCCGGGGGCAACCTCGCCACGGAAATCGCCTCGACGGACGCCTTCGTCTACCTCGACATGCCGGAGTTCGCGTGGGCACAGGACATCGCGAACCAGATCGAGGCCGACTACGACGACGTCGCCGTGATCGACGCCCTCGACGCCGTCCCGGCGGCCCAACTGCTCGACCCGACGGACGCTCGCGGGCACGACCACGACGAGGACGGCAACGACGGCGAAGGCGACCACGCCGGCGAGGGCTTCGACCCCCACGTCTGGACCGACCCGGTGCTGGTCGGCGAGATGGTCGACGGGATCGCCGACGGGCTTGCCGCGGCCGACCCCGACGGGGCCGACGTCTACGCGGCCAACGCCGACGACTACCGCGAGCGCATCGACGACCTCGACGCGGCGTTCCGCCGGCTCGTCGACGACGCCGCCCGGGACGTGGCCGTCTTCGCGGGCCACGACTCCTTCCGCTACCTCGAACGGCGCTACGGCTTCGAGTTGCACTCGCCGGTCGGGGTCTCGCCCGACGAGTCCCCGAGCCCGACCGAAATCGCGGACACGATCGACCTCGTCGACGGGGAGGGCATCGACACGATCCTCTACGATCCCTTCGCGGCACCCGGCGACGAGATCCCCCAGATCGCGGCGTCGATCATCGAGAGCAGCGACGCGACCGACGCCGTCCCCATCAGCCCCGCCGAGGGGACCACCGCCGAGTGGAACGAGACGGGCTGGGGCTGGCTCGACCAGATGCGGGAGCTGAACCTGCCGTCGCTGCGAACCGCCCTCGACGCGGAGTGA
- a CDS encoding metal ABC transporter permease — translation MSGNVERTGERGIAESVRSLRKRPRRAAELAGLAVTAALALAMLGFVACYWLRAYPVAGPLYEQYLIVGEWIDLYLGTNVFEHPLMWQQLSTGVLVGVVAPLVGTFLVHRQMALIGETLAHTAFAGVAIGFAAGSVTGWGGSQRGLALYAALVVGVLGALGVQWLSERTDAYGDVPIAIMLTGSFALGTIVVSYGPGQQGFTIDEYLFGNLSVVTPAGARLMAVLSVVVVAAVALAYKQLVFITFDEQAARVARLNVTGYNTLLVVLTAVVVVGSMQVLGVILVAGMLVIPVAAASQVARGFRETLYLSVLAGQAAIVGGFAAAIRWGLPSGGSIVLVAVALYLLAVAASNRSTTAISTH, via the coding sequence ATGAGCGGGAACGTCGAGCGGACGGGAGAACGTGGGATCGCCGAGAGCGTCCGCTCCCTGCGAAAGCGACCGCGGCGAGCGGCCGAACTCGCCGGCCTCGCGGTCACCGCCGCGCTCGCGCTGGCGATGCTCGGCTTCGTCGCCTGCTACTGGCTCCGGGCGTACCCCGTCGCGGGACCGCTGTACGAGCAGTACCTGATCGTCGGCGAGTGGATCGACCTCTACCTCGGGACGAACGTCTTCGAACACCCCCTCATGTGGCAACAGCTGTCGACGGGGGTGCTCGTCGGCGTCGTCGCGCCGCTCGTGGGGACGTTCCTCGTCCACCGCCAGATGGCGCTCATCGGCGAGACGCTCGCGCACACGGCGTTCGCCGGCGTCGCGATCGGTTTCGCCGCGGGCTCGGTGACCGGCTGGGGCGGCTCCCAGCGGGGGCTGGCGCTGTACGCGGCGCTCGTCGTCGGCGTCCTCGGCGCGCTCGGGGTCCAGTGGCTCTCCGAGCGGACGGACGCCTACGGCGACGTCCCCATCGCGATCATGCTCACCGGCAGCTTCGCCCTCGGGACGATCGTCGTCAGCTACGGGCCGGGCCAGCAGGGGTTCACCATCGACGAGTACCTCTTCGGAAACCTCTCGGTCGTCACCCCCGCCGGCGCCCGGCTGATGGCCGTCCTCAGCGTCGTCGTCGTCGCCGCCGTCGCGCTCGCGTACAAGCAACTGGTGTTTATCACCTTCGACGAGCAGGCCGCCCGCGTCGCCCGGCTGAACGTCACCGGCTACAACACCCTGCTGGTCGTGCTGACGGCGGTCGTCGTCGTCGGTTCGATGCAGGTACTCGGCGTGATCCTCGTCGCCGGGATGCTCGTCATCCCGGTCGCCGCCGCCTCGCAGGTCGCACGCGGCTTCCGGGAGACGCTGTACCTCTCGGTGCTGGCCGGGCAGGCCGCGATCGTCGGCGGCTTCGCGGCCGCGATCCGCTGGGGACTCCCCTCGGGCGGGTCGATCGTCCTCGTCGCGGTCGCGCTCTACCTGCTGGCGGTCGCCGCCTCGAACCGATCGACGACGGCGATATCGACGCATTGA
- a CDS encoding PRC-barrel domain-containing protein → MDDTPQEITSLVGREVYSNNGIYVGEVEDLRLDVDGESVTGLALGTLNPELFDEEARSARGVIVPYRWVRAVGDVVLVNDVIERVRDPDQEREEVVV, encoded by the coding sequence ATGGACGACACTCCCCAGGAGATCACGTCGCTCGTCGGGCGAGAGGTGTACTCGAACAACGGCATCTACGTCGGCGAGGTCGAGGACCTGCGTCTGGACGTCGACGGCGAGAGCGTCACCGGCCTCGCGCTCGGCACCCTCAACCCGGAACTGTTCGACGAGGAAGCCCGGAGCGCGCGGGGGGTCATCGTACCCTACCGCTGGGTGCGGGCGGTCGGCGACGTCGTCCTCGTCAACGACGTCATCGAGCGCGTCCGCGACCCCGATCAGGAACGAGAGGAAGTCGTCGTCTAA
- a CDS encoding acetate--CoA ligase family protein, which translates to MGRLHELFAPETVAVVGATDREGAVGRAILENLRTDFAGKVVPVNPNRDEVLGLECHSDVASAPPVDLSVIVVPPPYVIDAIRDSAEAGVENVVVITAGFSETGGEGAARERELREVAAEYDLNLVGPNSLGVMSTRAGMNATFGPENALEGSVSFMSQSGAFITAVLDWANQQEIGFRDVVSLGNKSVLDETDFVHEWGEDDGTDVVIGYLEGIDEGRAFVDAAREVSEDTPIVLVKSGRTDAGAAAASSHTGAIAGSERAYEAGLEQAGVLRASSVQELFDWARALSGLPTPESDGVAVVTNAGGPGVLTTDAVGDSRLDMASFTDETIETLSEAMPDEANVYNPIDAIGDADVERFEEALDVALADPNVGCAVVVSAPTAVLDYDDLAEAVIERSEEHDKPVVTCLMGGERTRSAEAVLRDSGIPNYFDPARAVSGLDALATYRDVSERTYDEPTAFDVDRERAREILERARDREDNRLGVEAMDLLDAYGIPIPEGEIVDDPADAHAVAESIDGDVVMKIVSPEITHKSDIGGVKVGVGDEDVYDAYEDLVARAHNYQPDATILGVQVQEMLDLEGSTETIVGMNRDPQFGPLLLFGLGGIFVEILKDTSVRVAPVGEDEAAEMVDEIKAAPLLRGARGRDPADVDAVVETIQRLSQLVTDFPSILELDVNPLVAGPEGVQAIDLRLTVDTEEL; encoded by the coding sequence ATGGGAAGGTTACACGAGTTGTTCGCACCCGAGACTGTCGCCGTGGTCGGCGCGACCGACCGCGAGGGGGCCGTCGGTCGGGCGATCCTCGAGAACCTCCGGACGGACTTCGCCGGCAAAGTGGTGCCGGTGAATCCGAACCGCGATGAGGTACTCGGCCTCGAGTGTCACTCCGACGTCGCCAGCGCTCCTCCCGTCGACTTATCCGTGATCGTCGTCCCGCCGCCGTACGTGATCGACGCCATCCGCGACTCCGCGGAGGCCGGCGTCGAGAACGTCGTCGTCATCACCGCCGGCTTCTCCGAGACCGGCGGCGAGGGCGCCGCACGCGAGCGGGAACTGCGCGAGGTCGCCGCCGAGTACGACCTCAACCTCGTCGGGCCCAACAGCTTAGGGGTGATGAGCACGCGCGCCGGCATGAACGCCACCTTCGGGCCCGAGAACGCCCTCGAAGGGTCGGTCTCGTTCATGAGCCAGTCGGGGGCGTTCATCACCGCCGTGCTCGACTGGGCGAACCAGCAGGAGATCGGTTTCCGGGACGTCGTCTCGCTCGGCAACAAGTCCGTCCTCGACGAGACCGACTTCGTCCACGAGTGGGGCGAGGACGACGGCACCGACGTCGTCATCGGCTACCTCGAAGGGATCGACGAGGGGCGCGCGTTCGTCGACGCCGCCCGCGAGGTCAGCGAGGACACCCCGATCGTCCTCGTCAAGTCCGGCCGGACCGACGCGGGCGCGGCCGCCGCCTCCTCGCACACCGGTGCCATCGCCGGCAGCGAGCGCGCCTACGAGGCCGGCCTCGAACAGGCGGGCGTCCTGCGGGCGAGTTCGGTCCAGGAGCTGTTCGACTGGGCGCGCGCGCTCTCGGGACTGCCGACGCCCGAGTCCGACGGCGTCGCCGTCGTCACGAACGCGGGCGGGCCGGGCGTGCTCACGACCGACGCGGTCGGCGACTCGCGCCTCGATATGGCCTCGTTCACCGACGAGACGATCGAGACGCTCTCGGAGGCGATGCCCGACGAGGCGAACGTCTACAACCCGATCGACGCCATCGGCGACGCCGACGTCGAGCGGTTCGAGGAGGCCCTCGACGTCGCGCTGGCCGACCCGAACGTCGGCTGTGCGGTCGTCGTCTCGGCGCCGACGGCGGTGCTCGACTACGACGACCTCGCCGAGGCGGTGATCGAGCGCAGCGAGGAACACGACAAGCCCGTCGTCACCTGCCTGATGGGCGGCGAGCGCACCCGCTCGGCGGAGGCGGTCCTCCGCGACAGCGGCATCCCCAACTACTTCGACCCCGCGCGGGCCGTGTCGGGGCTCGACGCGCTCGCGACCTACCGCGACGTCAGCGAGCGCACCTACGACGAGCCGACGGCGTTCGACGTCGACCGCGAGCGCGCCCGCGAGATCCTCGAACGGGCGCGCGACCGCGAGGACAACCGGCTGGGCGTCGAGGCGATGGACCTGCTCGACGCCTACGGCATCCCGATCCCCGAGGGCGAAATCGTCGACGACCCGGCGGACGCGCATGCGGTCGCCGAGTCGATCGACGGCGACGTCGTGATGAAGATCGTCAGCCCGGAGATCACCCACAAGTCCGACATCGGCGGCGTCAAGGTCGGCGTCGGCGACGAGGACGTCTACGACGCCTACGAGGACCTCGTCGCCCGGGCGCACAACTACCAGCCCGACGCGACGATCCTCGGCGTGCAGGTCCAGGAGATGCTCGACCTCGAGGGGTCGACCGAGACCATCGTCGGGATGAACCGCGACCCCCAGTTCGGCCCGCTGCTGCTGTTCGGGCTGGGTGGCATCTTCGTCGAGATCTTGAAGGACACGTCGGTCCGCGTCGCGCCCGTCGGCGAGGACGAGGCCGCCGAGATGGTCGACGAGATCAAGGCGGCGCCGCTGCTGCGCGGCGCGCGCGGACGGGACCCGGCGGACGTCGACGCGGTCGTCGAGACGATCCAGCGACTCTCGCAACTGGTGACGGACTTCCCGTCGATCCTCGAACTCGACGTGAACCCGCTGGTCGCGGGGCCGGAGGGCGTACAGGCGATCGACCTCAGACTCACCGTTGACACGGAGGAACTATGA
- a CDS encoding phosphotransacetylase family protein — MSDTDTDTDTTTDTTETDTILVTSLEKSTGKTAIALALARLARERGEDVGYMKPKGTRLQSNVGKTLDEDPMFARELLDLDAEMHDLEPVVYSPTFIEQAIRGRENPDELRDRVREAFETLAADHDRVFLEGGGRLELGGIVDLTDADVADLLDARVLLVAPYEVPGDVDDVLAAAEVLGDHLDGVVFNDVADAVYDQLENEVVPFLEGQDIPVYGVLPTERTLSGVTVGDLADELGANLLVEGETDAYVERFSVGAMGADSALRHFRRTKNAAVITGGDRAELQTAALEAPGVRCLILTGGHRPSGAILGQAAEKDLPVLLVNTDTLTTIERAEDVVRSGRTRDERTVDRMEELLSNHADVDAILGE; from the coding sequence ATGAGCGACACCGACACCGATACCGACACCACCACCGACACCACCGAGACGGACACGATCCTCGTCACGTCACTGGAGAAGAGTACCGGCAAGACCGCCATCGCGCTCGCGCTCGCCCGACTGGCCCGCGAGCGCGGCGAGGACGTCGGCTACATGAAACCGAAGGGGACGCGCCTGCAGAGCAACGTCGGGAAGACCCTCGACGAGGACCCGATGTTCGCGCGCGAACTGCTCGACCTCGACGCGGAGATGCACGACCTCGAACCGGTCGTCTACTCGCCGACGTTCATCGAGCAGGCGATCCGCGGCCGCGAGAACCCCGACGAACTGCGCGACCGGGTCCGCGAGGCGTTCGAGACGCTCGCGGCGGACCACGACCGGGTGTTCCTCGAGGGCGGCGGGCGACTCGAACTCGGCGGCATCGTCGATCTCACCGACGCCGACGTCGCCGACCTGCTCGACGCCCGCGTACTGCTCGTCGCCCCGTACGAGGTGCCCGGCGACGTCGACGACGTCCTCGCCGCGGCCGAGGTGCTGGGCGACCACCTCGACGGCGTCGTCTTCAACGACGTCGCCGACGCGGTCTACGACCAGCTCGAGAACGAGGTCGTCCCGTTCCTCGAAGGACAGGACATCCCCGTCTACGGCGTGCTCCCGACCGAGCGGACGCTGTCGGGGGTCACCGTCGGCGACCTCGCGGACGAACTCGGCGCGAACCTCCTCGTCGAGGGCGAGACCGACGCCTACGTCGAACGGTTCAGCGTCGGCGCGATGGGCGCCGACAGCGCGCTGCGGCACTTCCGCCGGACGAAGAACGCCGCGGTCATCACGGGCGGCGACCGCGCGGAACTCCAGACCGCCGCGCTCGAAGCGCCGGGCGTGCGCTGTCTCATCCTGACCGGCGGCCACCGGCCGTCGGGGGCGATCCTCGGGCAGGCCGCCGAGAAGGACCTGCCGGTGTTGCTGGTCAACACGGACACGCTGACGACCATCGAACGGGCCGAAGACGTCGTCCGTAGCGGCCGCACCCGCGACGAACGGACCGTCGACCGGATGGAGGAACTCCTCTCGAACCACGCCGACGTCGACGCCATCCTCGGGGAGTGA
- a CDS encoding metal ABC transporter ATP-binding protein: MPPVVELEDVSFAYDETDVVRDVSLTIEAGDFLGLIGPNGSGKTTLLHLMLGLLEPDEGRIELFGRPIDEFDRGERIGYVSQQATSRGGSMPVTVREGVTMGRFARAGRSRLTAEDHEIVDEALETVGIADISDRRINRLSGGQRQRAYIARALASEADLLALDEPTVGVDAESRDAFYRLLDSLNESGITIILIEHDVGVVTDRANRIACINTELYHHGDTESFVESDALAEAYGATGQVVHHDH; this comes from the coding sequence GTGCCCCCGGTCGTCGAACTCGAGGACGTGTCGTTCGCCTACGACGAGACCGACGTGGTCCGCGACGTCTCGCTGACCATCGAGGCGGGGGACTTCCTCGGGCTGATCGGCCCGAACGGCTCCGGGAAGACGACGCTGTTGCACCTCATGCTCGGCCTGCTCGAACCCGACGAGGGCCGGATCGAGCTGTTCGGCCGGCCGATCGACGAGTTCGATCGGGGCGAGCGGATCGGCTACGTCTCCCAGCAGGCGACCTCGCGGGGCGGCTCGATGCCGGTCACCGTCCGCGAGGGCGTGACGATGGGACGGTTCGCCCGCGCGGGCCGCTCGCGGCTGACCGCGGAAGACCACGAGATCGTCGACGAGGCCCTCGAAACGGTCGGCATCGCCGACATCTCGGACCGGCGGATCAACCGCCTCTCGGGCGGCCAGCGCCAGCGGGCGTACATCGCGCGGGCGCTGGCCTCGGAGGCCGACCTGCTCGCGCTCGACGAGCCGACCGTCGGCGTCGACGCCGAGTCCCGGGACGCGTTCTACCGGCTGCTGGACTCGCTGAACGAGTCGGGGATCACGATCATCCTCATCGAACACGACGTCGGGGTCGTCACCGACCGCGCGAACCGCATCGCCTGCATCAACACGGAACTGTACCACCACGGCGACACCGAGTCGTTCGTCGAGAGCGACGCGCTGGCCGAGGCCTACGGCGCGACCGGACAGGTCGTCCACCACGATCACTGA
- a CDS encoding DHH family phosphoesterase — MSTGVTISSISDYAILGCGSVGYAVAEELVDQGKDVLIIDRDESRVESLRDQDLDARTADIGDPETADLVADRSVVLILASDVEANKQAVENIRENDGEQFVVARASDPVSGDELSDLGADVVINPSTVIADSALRALESGELEYNAGKLAEIIEETAGRLAIVTQDSPDPDSIASAAALQAIADHLGVEADIIYMDEIGHQENRAFVNLLGIDLLQWDDVEDRSAYDTVALVDRATSGEMEFDVDIIVDHREPEVDYDPSFVDIRPNMSSTSTIMTKYIQEFDMNVSEEVATALLYGIRAETLDFKRDTTPADLTAAAYLYPFANHDTLEQVESPSMSPETLDVLAEAIANRDVQGSHLVSNAGFVRDREALTQAASHLLNLEGVTTTAVFGISEETIFLAARSKDIRMNIGSVLADAYGEIGETAGHSTQASAEIPLGIFTGIEISDDTRDTLLELTEEAVKRTLFDAMGVDGSEGSNGG, encoded by the coding sequence ATGAGCACGGGGGTCACTATCTCGTCGATATCTGACTACGCCATTCTGGGCTGTGGCAGCGTCGGCTACGCCGTCGCGGAGGAACTCGTCGATCAGGGGAAGGACGTCCTCATCATCGACCGCGACGAGAGTCGCGTCGAGTCGCTGCGCGACCAGGACCTCGACGCCCGCACCGCCGACATCGGCGACCCGGAGACCGCCGACCTCGTCGCCGACCGGAGCGTCGTCCTCATCCTCGCCTCGGACGTCGAGGCGAACAAGCAGGCCGTCGAGAACATCCGCGAGAACGACGGCGAGCAGTTCGTGGTCGCGCGCGCGAGCGACCCGGTCTCGGGCGACGAACTCTCCGACCTCGGCGCCGACGTCGTGATCAACCCCTCGACGGTGATCGCCGACTCGGCCCTGCGCGCGCTCGAATCGGGTGAACTCGAGTACAACGCGGGCAAACTCGCGGAGATCATCGAGGAGACCGCCGGGCGACTCGCGATCGTCACTCAGGACAGCCCCGACCCCGACTCCATCGCCAGCGCGGCGGCGCTGCAGGCCATCGCCGACCATCTCGGGGTCGAGGCGGACATCATCTACATGGACGAGATCGGCCACCAGGAGAACCGGGCGTTCGTCAACCTGCTCGGGATCGACCTCCTCCAGTGGGACGACGTCGAGGACCGCTCGGCGTACGACACGGTCGCGCTCGTCGACCGCGCCACCTCCGGCGAGATGGAGTTCGACGTCGACATCATCGTCGACCACCGCGAACCCGAGGTCGACTACGACCCCTCGTTCGTCGACATCCGCCCGAACATGTCCTCGACGTCGACGATCATGACGAAGTACATCCAGGAGTTCGACATGAACGTCTCCGAGGAGGTCGCGACCGCCCTGCTCTACGGCATCCGCGCCGAGACGCTCGACTTCAAGCGCGACACGACCCCCGCCGACCTCACCGCCGCGGCCTACCTCTACCCGTTCGCGAACCACGACACCCTCGAACAGGTGGAGTCGCCGTCGATGTCCCCCGAGACGCTGGACGTCCTCGCCGAGGCCATCGCCAACCGCGACGTTCAGGGGAGCCACCTCGTCTCGAACGCGGGGTTCGTCCGCGACCGCGAGGCGCTCACGCAGGCGGCGAGCCACCTCCTCAACCTCGAAGGGGTGACGACGACGGCCGTCTTCGGCATCTCCGAGGAGACGATCTTCCTCGCGGCCCGCTCGAAGGACATCCGGATGAACATCGGCAGCGTCCTCGCCGACGCCTACGGGGAGATCGGCGAGACCGCCGGCCACTCCACGCAGGCCAGCGCCGAGATCCCCCTCGGCATCTTCACCGGGATCGAGATCTCCGACGACACCCGCGACACGTTACTTGAGTTGACCGAGGAGGCGGTGAAACGGACGCTGTTCGACGCGATGGGCGTCGACGGCAGCGAAGGATCGAACGGCGGTTAG